Proteins encoded in a region of the Vicia villosa cultivar HV-30 ecotype Madison, WI linkage group LG5, Vvil1.0, whole genome shotgun sequence genome:
- the LOC131607543 gene encoding uncharacterized protein LOC131607543, with the protein MEEDVFGIEHHETIGMEDFEQIFGHTQLGLGVIDTYIRFLYEKLMHLSGLRQRFAFLAPFITNLGLIISKPDEVMAYVLNRFMASINSEKLFFLPFNTGNGGHWLLVAINPISEVVYFLDSLHNPVSTYEAMKKLVDTIIQVFRAQRGSQVPKSKANNITWIQVECPGQRNEVDCGFYMLQFMKEILLSNQIEIPSKYFDEFKCATYSKSKLDELKEEWCQFMIELKVV; encoded by the exons ATGGAGGAAGATGTGTTTGGTATTGAGCATCACGAAACAATTGGTATGGAGGATTTTGAACAAATTTTTGGACATACGCAATTAGGCCTCGGTGTTATTGATACATACATAAG GTTTTTGTATGAAAAATTGATGCACCTGAGTGGATTGAGGCAAAGATTCGCTTTCTTAGCTCCCTTCATTACCAACTTAGGGTTAATCATATCTAAACCGGATGAAGTCATGGCGTATGTACTCAACCGTTTTATGGCCAGCATAAATTCAGAAAAGTTGTTCTTTTTACCGTTTAATACCGGCAACGG TGGACATTGGTTGTTGGTCGCGATTAATCCTATCAGTGAAGTTGTATATTTTCTGGATTCCTTACACAATCCAGTTAGTACATACGAAGCTATGAAGAAGTTGgttgatac CATTATACAAGTTTTTCGAGCACAAAGAGGAAGTCAAGTACCAAAGAGTAAAGCCAACAACATCACATGGATTCAAGTGGAG TGTCCTGGGCAGCGTAATGAAGTAGATTGCGGTTTTTACATGTTgcagtttatgaaagaaattcttCTTTCGAATCAAATAGAGATTCCGTCCAAG TATTTTGATGAATTCAAGTGTGCTACTTACTCAAAATCTAAGTTGGATGAACTTAAGGAGGAATGGTGTCAATTCATGATTGAGTTGAAAGTTGTATAG